A region of the Synechococcus sp. PCC 7502 genome:
CGCTTACATCAAGCACTCGCTCACCTAGAAGACCGCACCCGTGAGGTAGTAGAGTTTGTATTTTTAAAGGAATTTACCCACCGAGAAGTTGCCGAAATACTAGGTATCAGCGCTGTAACTGTATCAAGGCAAGTAAAGAAGGGGATAACCTTACTCAAACAGATTATGATCACTCCTTTAGATTAAATATCAGTAGATTAAATATTAATTCCAGACTTATTAATTCCAGACTTCTGCATTAACCAATTTTCCCAATCACGGAATATTTGCGATCGCCCGCCCAGCCATGAAGTCTCTTTCCCTTGATTTGGTGGTTGAATTAAAATTGTAAACATCCCAAGGCGATTGCCCACGATTGTATCTGTCAGAATGCGATCGCCCACCATTCCAACTTGATTACAAGGGAGTTCCATAGCTGCTAAAGCCTCTCTTACCACTCGACGTGACGGTTTAGCTGCTCGACTGCGATAGGGTAAATCTAGATTGGTGGCAATAGCCTGAATCCGACTATTACTAAAGTTATTACTAACCAGATAAATTTTGCAAATCTTACGCGTCTCATCTAGCCAGTTTCTTACGGCTGGCGAAACTTCTCTGTCATCATTTCCCAACAAAGTATCATCCACATCCAAAATTAGACCACTCAAACCATAATTGGCGATCAAGTCCGCAGTTAAATACCAAATGGGCTTAGCTAAGATTAAATTGGGCTTGATTAATTGCTGAAGATTCATGACAAAGCTGAGGAGAAAGTTTGATAAATAGAAGGACTAACTGCAATAAACAAAATGATTTCACAAAAATGACTAAGTAACAATAACCTCGTTTAGATAAATAAAGGCTTTAATGCAAATACGCCATAACTTCATGAAAGAGATGCTTTTAGAACTATATTTTGACTATATTTTTTAAGTGAGAAGAGAGTATATGCTTACCCAATTCTTAATTAGTTGGTATATGGTCTCCAAAACTATAAATAACTATAAATCAAGACTTGCTTTGCAGAAGTGATGAAGGTCTAAACTCTATTACATAAAAACGCCCATTAATTAAAATGAGCGCAGATAGAAAATTCAAATTCGATAACTTGGAGTTATTAACGTTTAGAGTATTGAGGAGCTTTACGAGCCTTACGCAACCCATATTTTTTCCGCTCTTTTGCCCGTGGGTCACGAGTTAAGTAACCTTCGACCTTTAAGGGTTTACGATTTTCAGGTGATAATTCACATAATGCTCTTGCCACACCTAGTTTAATTGCGTCTGCTTGACCAGTTACTCCACCGCCGTGGGCATTTACAATAACGTCATACTCATTTTCCAAACCAAGGGTTTCTAAAGGTGCTTTAACCCCAGAAATATAGCTGGCATTAAATTGCAAATATAAATCACCAGGTTTACCATTAACAGTAATTGTTCCACTACCAGGTACTAGCCTGACTCTGGCAACTGCGGTTTTTCTCCGACCTGTACCCCAATACACAGCACGGTTAGATTGATCAGTAGCTTGCATTATTTATCTCCTGGAATAGTATTGATTGCCAAAACTTGAGGCTGCTGGGCAGCATGGGGATGATTTGCTCCCGCATAAACATTGAGCTTAGTAAAAAGTTGACGACCCAAGGTGTTTTTGGGCAACATTCCTTTAACAGCCTTTTCAATAATCCGCTCGGGAACTCTTTTGATCAGTTTATCAAAGGTTTCTTCTTTCATCCCGCCTGGACGACCAGAATGACGCTTATAAACTTTTTGGGTACTTTTCTTGCCTGTAACTGCAACTTTTTCGGCATTGATAACAATTACAAAGTCTCCTGTATCAAGGTGAGGAGTATATGTAGGTTTATTTTTGCCCCGCAGGATCGTAGCGATCGCTACAGCCAAGCGACCTAAGCGTTGACCTTCAGCATCCACAACATACCACTGACGATCAGGATTTGTAGGGAGATAGGTACGATTTTGATTAATTAAGGGAGTAGTCATAGATTTACTGGAGATGAACAAATAGGAAACTTCAAAATTTAACAGTTATAAGGGGGCAGCAGTTATAAAGGGGTTTTCATTATACCCAATATCAAGCAGACATAAACCTTGGGGTGGAGCTGCATACTTAACATCACACCGACGGCGTTGCTGCCAAATATTTGTAAACTCCTGAACCGATAAACGCTTGCGCCCAACCTCGACTAAAAGACCAATTAAAAGCCGCATCATGCCATACAAAAAACCGCTAGATCGGACTTCTACATAAATAGAGTCTTTTTCCCGCCAACATAAAGCATCTTTCACCGTTATCCATCCATGGGCACGCTTTGAACCTGATCTTTGCAAAGCTGAAAAGTCATGATTGCCCAACATTGGAGTTAGAGCTTGCTGCATGAGGTCTTGATTCAGAATATCTAAGTAATAATGCCAACTCTGATGCTGAATAAATAAATTAGGCAGGCGAGAGTTAAAAATCATGTACCGATACCTTCGCCAAGCTGCGGAAAACCTAGCATGCCAATCTAGGCTCACTGGCACAGACTCACAAACTAAAATATCTGAAGATAAATTAGAGTTAATTACTTTTGCCCATCTGGCTGCGGGGATTGGACTAGTAGTATCAAAGTGAGCAACTTGAGCATAGGCATGAACACCAGTGTCGGTGCGCCCTGCGCCATGTAAAGTCACTTTATGATGACAAAAGCTAGTCAATATATCTTCAATGGTTTGTTGAATACTGGGCTTATTTGCCTGTCTCTGCCAACCATAAAAATTTGTCCCTAAATACTGAATCATTAGGGCAACTCTTTGAACTGGTAGTGGGGCAGATTCAACCATCATCATGCTTAGACTAGTTGTACCACTGCCATGGGAGCATTATCACCACGACGGCTAACAGTACGAATAATTCTTGTATATCCACCTTGGCGATCGCCATAACGAACGGGGGCTTGCTCAAATAACAAATCCACTAACTTTCTGACTCTGTCTTCATCAGGGGTATCCCTAGGCTGGACTTGTGGCTTTACAGGTTGACCTTCTTTTACAGATAAATCAAATAGATAGCTTAAAGCTTGACGACGGGCATGGAGAGAACCATCTTTAGCAAGACCAATCATTTTATCCGCAGTGGCACGAATTACATCAGCCCGAGCGCGGGTAGTTTTAATTTCACCTCTAAGTAAAAGTTGAGTGGTAAGCGATCGCAATAAAGCCTTGCGTTGGTCAGCAGGCTTACTAAGTTGGGGAGTACGACAACGGTGGCGCATAAGTTTTTAGTCAATAATTAGTCAGTAATTGGTTTATTCAAACAGAGTTAATCAAAACGCAGATATTAGCTAGCTTTTTGGGTTTTTTCCTCAGGCAGGGTTAAGCCTAAATGTTGCCTTAAAGCTTCCATTACCTCTTCAGCAGACTTTTGCCCAAAGTTTTTGATTTCTAACAGATCATCTTGACTATATTTAAGCAAGTCAGCCACTGTATTAATTTGAGCACGCTTCAAGCAGTTATAAGCTCTAACCGAAAGTTGAAGCTCTTCAATATGAATTTGCTTGGTTTCATCTTCTTCGTCTTGACGTAGTTCCTTAGGTGCAACTAAAGTAATTTCCTGTAAAGGTGAGAATAAACCAACCAGAATATTCGCAGCTTCACTCAAAGCCTCTTGGGGGGTAAGGCTACCATTAGTTGTAATTTCCAGAACCAGCCTATCTTTAAAGACTGTTTCACTGGCACGGGTATCCTCAACAGTATACTTAACCTTGGTTACAGGCATAAAAATAGCATCGATCTGGAGAAAATCGATAGCAGAAATTTCATCCTTACTACGACTAATTGCTCTATATCCCTTACCTCTTTCTACCTTAAACTCCATCTCTAGGACTGCACCTTCACAAAGGGTGGCAATATATTGATTGGGGTTTACTACTTCAATATCTGAGGGTAGGATAAAGTCCGCAGTAGTAACTGTCATTGGACCTCTGGCTACTAATCTACCAATTTGCGGGTCGGAACTGTAGGACTTCAAGATCACTTCTTTCATGTTGAGCAGTAAATCTAGAACATCTTCACGAACACCGGGAATAGTAGCAAATTCATGATTTACGCCTGCAATCCTAACAGCAGTAACGGCAGCACCCTCAAGATTAGATAGCAATACTCTGCGTAAGGAGTTACCAATTGTAATTGCCTGACCTCGCTCTAAAGGTTCTAAAACAAACCTACTATATTGACTGTTAGTTTTGTCTGTGTAAGACCCAATGCATTCGACTTGAAAGTTAGCCATATCTGTATTAATAAACTCAGGGAAACTAGCACATACTCACAAAATAAGTTGACATTAGATAGTTCAACAAAATTTAGTGGCTGTGTAAAAATTAAGGAAACCTAGATAATAAGCAGTTAAACTCTACGACGTTTAGGTGGTCGGCAGCCATTGTGGGGAATTGGAGTAATATCACGAATAAGTGTGATTTCTAAGCCAGTTGCTTGCAGAGCTCTAACGGCAGTTTCTCTCCCAGAGCCAGGTCCAGATACCATTACTTCGATCTGACGCATTCCTTGATCCATAGCCCGCCGAGCAGCACCTTCTGCGGCAGTTTGGGCGGCAAAAGGCGTACCCTTCTTAGCTCCTTTGAATCCACTGGAACCTGCTGATGCCCATGAAATCACATCACCACCAGTATCAGCAATAGTAATGATGGTGTTATTAAAAGTGGATTGAATATAAGCAACACCACTGGGAACATTGCGTTTTTGCTTGCGTACTCCAGTACGACGAGTTGGTTGACGAGCCATATTTATTTAATCTTATAGATTCTTGAAATGATTATTTGAAATAAACTTACAGGTACTTGAGGTTACTACTTATTTCTTACTTGGAGCTTTCTTTTTACCTGCCACAGTACGACGCACTCCTTTACGAGTACGAGCATTAGTTTTGGTTCTTTGTCCTCTGAGGGGTAAACCTAATCGGTGTCTCCTACCTCTATAGGTACCAATGTCGATCAGGCGTTTGATATTAAGCCCTTCCAGACGGCGCAAGTCACCCTCTACTTGGTAGTTTGTTTCAACTTCTTGACGCAATGAAGTGATTTCAGCATCACTGAGGTCTTTTACCCTAGTATCAGGGTTTACGTTGGTTGCTTCTAATATGGCTTGAGCACTGGGTAAACCAATGCCAAATATGTATGTCAACCCAATTTCTATGCGCTTGTCCCTAGGAAGGTCAACGCCTGCAATGCGAGCCACTAATACTTATCTCCCTTTGCTTTCATTTTTACAAGTTAAACTATTACTCTTACTTTAGCTTAAATAGCAATTTAGACTAAAATACAGCGAACTCTATAATATATGCAGAGAGTGGTATTGTGTCAACTTTATTTCAGAATTTCTTAAAATAAATTTTTCAATACCTAAAATTAATACAGTTTTTAGATAATCACAACTTAAGCTTAAATGAAGCGGCTATATTTTGGGGATAATTTGCAGGTTTTGCGGGAGAGCATTAACTCCGAAAGCGTTGATTTGGTTTATCTCGATCCACCGTTTAACTCGAATGCTGACTATAACGTGATTTTTGGTGGTCGCAAGTCGGGGGATGCACCACCACAGGCGCAGATTACAGCTTTTGAGGATACATGGCATTGGAGCGATGAGTCGGCGCGGACTTTGCAGGCTTTGTATGATGTGAATGGGGATTTGGCGGAGTTATTAGATTTGTTGGTGCGGGGATTGGGACATAATGATCTGTCGGCTTATTTGGTGATGATGGCAATTCGTTTAGTCGAGCTTCATCGTGTTCTCAAACCTACGGGAAGTCTGTATCTACACTGCGATCCAACCGCAAGCCATTATTTAAAAGTTATTTTAGATAAAATTTTTGGAATCGTAAATCATCGAAATGAGATTACATGGAAACGTCAATCAGCCCACAGTGATGCAAAGAAGAAGTTTTGTGATGTTTCGGATATCATTCTTTACTATGTGAAATCAAATAAGGCTAAATTTCAACCTCAATATGGAGAACACAATCCAGAATACATAAGTAAGTTCTATCGTCATGATGATAACGATGGCAAAGGTCTTTACCAACTTGCAGATATGGCAAGTCCCAATCCTAGACCAAATATGATGTATGAATGGTTGGGCTTTCCATACCCTGATAAAGGTTGGCGATATCAAACAGATACAATGCAGCAATTACATGATGAAGGACGCATATACTATCCAAAATTATCTGATGGAACATTTGATACAACAAAAAGACCTCGATTGAAACGCTATCTCAATGAACAAGAAGGATCAATTGTTACGAATGTTTGGGACGATATTCAACAAATTGGAACTCACGCCAAAGAACGTTTAGGATATCCAACTCAAAAACCTCTCTCACTACTAGAAAGAATTTTAAAAGCAAGTTCTAATGAAGGCGATATCGTTCTCGATCCCTTTTGTGGATGTGGCACAGCCCTTCATGCCGCCCAAAAACTAAACCGTAACTGGATTGGCATTGACATTACCCAT
Encoded here:
- the rpsM gene encoding 30S ribosomal protein S13, yielding MARIAGVDLPRDKRIEIGLTYIFGIGLPSAQAILEATNVNPDTRVKDLSDAEITSLRQEVETNYQVEGDLRRLEGLNIKRLIDIGTYRGRRHRLGLPLRGQRTKTNARTRKGVRRTVAGKKKAPSKK
- a CDS encoding DNA-directed RNA polymerase subunit alpha, with amino-acid sequence MANFQVECIGSYTDKTNSQYSRFVLEPLERGQAITIGNSLRRVLLSNLEGAAVTAVRIAGVNHEFATIPGVREDVLDLLLNMKEVILKSYSSDPQIGRLVARGPMTVTTADFILPSDIEVVNPNQYIATLCEGAVLEMEFKVERGKGYRAISRSKDEISAIDFLQIDAIFMPVTKVKYTVEDTRASETVFKDRLVLEITTNGSLTPQEALSEAANILVGLFSPLQEITLVAPKELRQDEEDETKQIHIEELQLSVRAYNCLKRAQINTVADLLKYSQDDLLEIKNFGQKSAEEVMEALRQHLGLTLPEEKTQKAS
- the rpsI gene encoding 30S ribosomal protein S9 → MQATDQSNRAVYWGTGRRKTAVARVRLVPGSGTITVNGKPGDLYLQFNASYISGVKAPLETLGLENEYDVIVNAHGGGVTGQADAIKLGVARALCELSPENRKPLKVEGYLTRDPRAKERKKYGLRKARKAPQYSKR
- the rpsK gene encoding 30S ribosomal protein S11; the encoded protein is MARQPTRRTGVRKQKRNVPSGVAYIQSTFNNTIITIADTGGDVISWASAGSSGFKGAKKGTPFAAQTAAEGAARRAMDQGMRQIEVMVSGPGSGRETAVRALQATGLEITLIRDITPIPHNGCRPPKRRRV
- the rplQ gene encoding 50S ribosomal protein L17, which gives rise to MRHRCRTPQLSKPADQRKALLRSLTTQLLLRGEIKTTRARADVIRATADKMIGLAKDGSLHARRQALSYLFDLSVKEGQPVKPQVQPRDTPDEDRVRKLVDLLFEQAPVRYGDRQGGYTRIIRTVSRRGDNAPMAVVQLV
- a CDS encoding YqeG family HAD IIIA-type phosphatase, with amino-acid sequence MNLQQLIKPNLILAKPIWYLTADLIANYGLSGLILDVDDTLLGNDDREVSPAVRNWLDETRKICKIYLVSNNFSNSRIQAIATNLDLPYRSRAAKPSRRVVREALAAMELPCNQVGMVGDRILTDTIVGNRLGMFTILIQPPNQGKETSWLGGRSQIFRDWENWLMQKSGINKSGINI
- the rplM gene encoding 50S ribosomal protein L13 gives rise to the protein MTTPLINQNRTYLPTNPDRQWYVVDAEGQRLGRLAVAIATILRGKNKPTYTPHLDTGDFVIVINAEKVAVTGKKSTQKVYKRHSGRPGGMKEETFDKLIKRVPERIIEKAVKGMLPKNTLGRQLFTKLNVYAGANHPHAAQQPQVLAINTIPGDK
- a CDS encoding site-specific DNA-methyltransferase, with protein sequence MKRLYFGDNLQVLRESINSESVDLVYLDPPFNSNADYNVIFGGRKSGDAPPQAQITAFEDTWHWSDESARTLQALYDVNGDLAELLDLLVRGLGHNDLSAYLVMMAIRLVELHRVLKPTGSLYLHCDPTASHYLKVILDKIFGIVNHRNEITWKRQSAHSDAKKKFCDVSDIILYYVKSNKAKFQPQYGEHNPEYISKFYRHDDNDGKGLYQLADMASPNPRPNMMYEWLGFPYPDKGWRYQTDTMQQLHDEGRIYYPKLSDGTFDTTKRPRLKRYLNEQEGSIVTNVWDDIQQIGTHAKERLGYPTQKPLSLLERILKASSNEGDIVLDPFCGCGTALHAAQKLNRNWIGIDITHLAISLIEIRLISAFPQIEFEVFGTPKDFASAQDLARRDKYQFQWWACSLVKVPPYQGKKKGADGGIDGLRYISDLDEKKRDLKRKIIVSVKGGENVNVAMIRDLIGTMSTNKADLGFFITLAEPTKAMITEATKAGFYRAANGKDYPRVQIFTIEDLLSGTKKPEYLDLSLGDITFKRAEKESVVISQTELF